The following proteins are encoded in a genomic region of Gopherus flavomarginatus isolate rGopFla2 chromosome 14, rGopFla2.mat.asm, whole genome shotgun sequence:
- the CIBAR2 gene encoding CBY1-interacting BAR domain-containing protein 2, with product MNIVLSRDSQVRIMENTVANAEKYFGQFCTLMASYARKTAKLRDKSDLLVKQLIDYANTENPELRSTMKNFAEELAKVQDYRQAEVERLEMKVVEPLKRYGVQLKQTQAEIKRFNKVRNNEIKQLEKLERLRQKSPSDRHTLSQAESNVHKASVDASRTTQQLEETIDEFQKQKLKDIQKIFSDFVTIEMVFHAKALEVYSSAFQNLDAYDFERDMEDFRAKIHIASGNYNARPMSTTHPSSTLPWSTSSQSIRSTLQRQEDSEEESEENELQDFSNPEYAQIRR from the exons ATGAACATCGTCCTTTCCAG AGATAGCCAAGTGAGGATCATGGAGAACACAGTAGCCAACGCAGAGAAATATTTTGGACAGTTCTGCACACTGATGGCCTCCTACGCCAGGAAGACAGCCAAGCTGCGGGACAAGTCAGATCTCCTGGTGAAGCAGCTCATCGACTATGCAAACACCGAGAACCCTGAGCTGCGAAGCACCATGAAGAACTTTGCTGAAGAGCTGGCCAAAGTGCAGGATTACAGGCAGGCAGAG GTGGAGAGACTGGAAATGAAGGTTGTGGAGCCGCTGAAACGGTATGGAGTCCAGCTCAAGCAGACACAG GCAGAGATCAAGAGGTTCAACAAAGTCCGAAACAATGAGATAAAGCaactggagaaactggagagactGCGGCAGAAGTCACCCTCAGACCGACACACCCTC TCCCAG GCTGAGTCAAACGTGCACAAAGCCTCAGTAGACGCCAGCCGCACCACCCAGCAGCTCGAGGAAACCATTGATGAGTTCCAGAAACAGAAACTGAAAGACATCCAG AAGATTTTCTCGGACTTTGTCACCATCGAGATGGTTTTCCACGCCAAGGCTCTCGAGGTCTATTCCAGCGCCTTCCAGAACCTGGACGCTTATGACTTTGAAAGAGATATGGAG GATTTCAGAGCGAAGATCCACATTGCTTCTGGAAATTACAATGCCAGGCCAATGAGTACCACGCACCCTTCCTCCACCCTGCCATGGTCCACCAGCAGCCAG AGCATTCGGAGCACTCTGCAGAGGCAGGAAGACAGTGAAGAAGAATCTGAAGAGAACGAGTTGCAGGATTTCAGCAATCCAGAATATGCACAGATTAGGCGGTAA